A genomic stretch from Haloferax sp. Atlit-12N includes:
- a CDS encoding helix-turn-helix domain-containing protein — MAKRDRSDRILTDWDRVFDALSDPSRRYVLEYLHDRTEPASVWDLAVALAVRTTDLPPDEVDLQVVEQAEVGIVHVHLPKLQAADLVEAAEEGVSLTEHAETLPLFTPSYRGVVRPVGDEEEPREP, encoded by the coding sequence ATGGCAAAGCGAGACCGGAGCGACCGTATCTTGACCGACTGGGACCGCGTTTTCGACGCGCTCTCCGACCCGTCGCGCCGCTACGTGTTGGAGTATCTCCACGACCGGACGGAGCCGGCGTCGGTCTGGGACCTCGCGGTCGCTCTCGCAGTACGGACAACCGACCTCCCGCCCGACGAGGTGGACCTGCAGGTCGTCGAGCAGGCCGAGGTCGGCATCGTCCACGTCCACCTGCCGAAGCTTCAGGCCGCCGACCTCGTCGAGGCCGCTGAAGAGGGCGTCTCGCTGACCGAGCACGCGGAGACGCTCCCGCTTTTCACGCCGTCGTACCGCGGGGTTGTCAGACCGGTCGGCGACGAAGAAGAGCCGCGAGAGCCCTGA
- a CDS encoding phosphoglucomutase/phosphomannomutase family protein: protein MDEISFGTDGWRATLDTFTDDRVRVVGQAVADYLADEGFTAPVLIGYDARETSPGFAESLAEVVAGNGFDVLLPERDCPTPLVAYAIADRGLSGALMVTASHNPPEYNGVKFIPSDGAPALPDVTDAVAERLAEPDLLPESERGTIERVDVVSPHADHAMDLVGDDLSDLTVVYDAMHGSGRGVTDALLEAAGAEVVRLRCERDADFGGISPEPSAENLGGLAEAMAEHDADLGVANDGDADRIGIATPDRGVLDENLFFAAVYDYLLESDSGPAIRTVSTTFLIDRIAEAHGEEVFETAVGFKWVADGMREHDALMGGEESGGFSVRGHVREKDGVLMGLLAAAATAEEDFDARLDRIEAEHGEIVADKISVACPDSEKARVIDELEGVLPETVAGRDIAKVVTLDGFKLLLEDGSWLLVRPSGTEPKMRVYAEAGSEDAVSALLEAGRELVAPLV, encoded by the coding sequence ATGGACGAAATCTCATTCGGGACCGACGGGTGGCGCGCCACGCTGGACACCTTCACCGACGACCGCGTCCGCGTCGTCGGACAGGCCGTCGCCGACTACCTCGCCGACGAGGGCTTCACCGCGCCGGTGCTCATCGGCTACGACGCCCGCGAGACCTCCCCCGGCTTCGCGGAGTCGCTCGCCGAGGTCGTCGCTGGCAACGGCTTCGACGTGCTCCTGCCGGAGCGGGACTGCCCGACCCCGCTCGTCGCTTACGCCATCGCTGACCGCGGCCTCTCGGGGGCGCTCATGGTCACGGCCTCGCACAACCCGCCGGAGTACAACGGCGTGAAGTTCATCCCCTCCGACGGCGCTCCGGCGCTCCCCGACGTGACCGACGCGGTCGCCGAGCGCCTCGCCGAACCGGACCTCCTGCCCGAGTCCGAACGCGGCACCATCGAGCGTGTCGATGTGGTCTCGCCGCACGCCGACCACGCGATGGACCTCGTCGGCGACGACCTCTCGGACCTCACGGTCGTCTACGACGCCATGCACGGCAGCGGCCGCGGTGTCACCGACGCGCTCCTCGAAGCCGCCGGTGCGGAGGTCGTTCGCCTGCGCTGTGAGCGCGACGCCGACTTCGGCGGCATTTCGCCGGAACCCTCCGCGGAGAACCTCGGCGGCCTCGCCGAGGCGATGGCCGAACACGACGCGGACCTCGGGGTCGCCAACGACGGCGACGCCGACCGCATCGGCATCGCCACGCCCGACCGCGGCGTCCTCGACGAGAACCTCTTTTTCGCCGCCGTCTACGACTACCTGCTCGAATCCGACTCCGGACCGGCCATCCGGACCGTCTCGACCACGTTCCTCATCGACCGCATCGCTGAGGCCCACGGCGAGGAAGTGTTCGAGACCGCGGTCGGCTTCAAGTGGGTCGCTGACGGCATGCGCGAACACGACGCGCTCATGGGCGGCGAGGAGTCCGGCGGCTTCTCCGTCCGCGGGCACGTCCGCGAGAAGGATGGCGTCCTCATGGGCCTGCTCGCGGCCGCCGCGACCGCCGAGGAGGACTTCGACGCCCGCCTCGACCGCATCGAGGCCGAACACGGCGAAATCGTCGCCGACAAGATAAGCGTCGCCTGCCCCGACTCCGAGAAGGCGCGCGTCATCGACGAGTTGGAGGGTGTGCTCCCCGAGACGGTCGCCGGTCGCGACATCGCCAAGGTCGTCACGCTCGACGGCTTCAAACTCCTCTTAGAAGACGGCTCGTGGCTCCTCGTCCGTCCCTCGGGGACGGAGCCGAAGATGCGCGTCTACGCGGAAGCCGGGAGCGAAGACGCGGTCTCGGCGCTCCTCGAAGCCGGCCGCGAACTCGTCGCACCTCTCGTCTGA
- a CDS encoding GIY-YIG nuclease family protein, which yields MHFVYVIECSDGSLYTGYTTDVERRVAEHDAGEGAKYTRGRTPVELVHVEEFDSKSAAMSREYEIKQLRRREKQRLVES from the coding sequence GTGCACTTCGTCTACGTCATCGAGTGTAGCGACGGCTCGCTGTACACCGGGTACACGACCGACGTGGAGCGACGCGTCGCGGAGCACGACGCCGGCGAGGGCGCGAAGTACACCCGCGGCCGGACGCCGGTCGAACTCGTCCACGTCGAGGAGTTCGACTCGAAGTCGGCCGCGATGTCGCGCGAGTACGAGATTAAACAACTCCGCCGCCGGGAGAAACAACGCCTCGTCGAGTCGTGA
- the larB gene encoding nickel pincer cofactor biosynthesis protein LarB, producing the protein MRDILEAVADGSLSPAEAEVRLSGYATTDAGRFDAARETRRGVPEAILAEGKTPDETATLAVAAVETSGRALVTRADTGHAEAVADALPDADIDRDARAKTIVAAAPDFERPDLDATVAIATGGTSDAEAAGEAAAVLREMGVDVERIEDVGVAHLGRVLDNLDTLREADVVVVAAGREGALPTVVAGLVDTPVIGLPVSTGYGHGGDGEAAVLGMLQSCTVLSAVNVDAGYIAGAQAGLIARAVADARDDDA; encoded by the coding sequence ATGCGCGACATTTTGGAGGCGGTCGCGGACGGTTCGCTCTCGCCCGCCGAGGCGGAGGTACGACTCTCCGGGTACGCGACGACCGACGCGGGCCGGTTCGACGCCGCCAGAGAGACGCGGCGCGGCGTTCCCGAAGCGATTCTCGCGGAGGGGAAGACGCCCGACGAGACGGCGACGCTGGCCGTCGCGGCGGTCGAAACGAGCGGTCGAGCGCTCGTCACTCGGGCCGACACCGGCCACGCGGAGGCCGTCGCCGACGCCCTCCCGGACGCCGACATCGACCGCGACGCCCGGGCGAAGACCATCGTCGCGGCCGCGCCGGACTTCGAGCGCCCCGACCTCGACGCGACCGTCGCCATCGCCACCGGCGGCACCTCCGACGCCGAGGCCGCGGGCGAGGCGGCCGCGGTCCTCCGCGAGATGGGCGTGGACGTCGAACGCATCGAGGACGTAGGGGTCGCTCACCTCGGTCGCGTGCTCGACAACCTCGACACGCTCCGCGAGGCCGACGTGGTCGTCGTCGCCGCCGGCCGCGAGGGCGCGCTGCCGACCGTCGTCGCCGGCCTCGTCGACACGCCCGTCATCGGTCTGCCCGTCTCGACGGGGTACGGCCACGGCGGCGACGGCGAGGCGGCCGTTCTCGGGATGCTTCAGTCGTGTACCGTCCTCTCCGCGGTGAACGTCGACGCCGGCTACATCGCCGGCGCGCAGGCCGGACTCATCGCCCGCGCGGTCGCTGACGCCCGCGACGACGACGCCTGA
- a CDS encoding DUF1931 family protein has protein sequence MADLIVKAAVKEALKDKNVASDFYDALDEEVKELLEDAARRAEQNDRKTVQPRDL, from the coding sequence ATGGCAGACCTCATTGTCAAGGCAGCCGTCAAGGAAGCGCTCAAGGACAAGAACGTGGCCTCGGACTTCTACGACGCTCTCGACGAGGAAGTCAAGGAGCTTCTCGAAGACGCTGCTCGCCGCGCTGAGCAGAACGACCGTAAGACGGTCCAGCCCCGCGACCTGTAA
- the rpiA gene encoding ribose-5-phosphate isomerase RpiA gives MKTTGGTDAQKRRAAEAAVEAVEDGTVVGLGTGSTTAFAIRAIGDRVADGLDVRGVPTSFASRELARECGIPVADLDEVDAIDLAIDGADQVATTDGALVKGGGAAHAREKVVDAFADRFLVVADPSKTAETLSNAVPVEVLPSARTTVAAGVADLGGEATLRRAERKDGPVVTDNGNLVLDCEFGAIPNPESLAADLASLPGAVEHGIFAGLADAVYVGTDDGVEVTEY, from the coding sequence ATGAAGACTACCGGCGGAACCGACGCGCAGAAGCGCCGCGCCGCGGAGGCGGCGGTCGAAGCGGTCGAAGACGGAACCGTCGTCGGCCTCGGAACCGGCAGCACCACCGCCTTCGCCATCCGCGCCATCGGCGACCGCGTCGCCGACGGCCTCGACGTTCGGGGCGTCCCGACCTCCTTCGCGTCCCGCGAACTCGCCCGCGAGTGCGGCATCCCCGTCGCCGACCTCGACGAAGTGGACGCCATCGACCTCGCCATCGACGGGGCCGACCAGGTGGCGACGACCGACGGGGCGCTCGTCAAGGGCGGCGGCGCGGCCCACGCCCGCGAGAAAGTAGTTGACGCCTTCGCCGACCGATTTCTCGTCGTCGCCGACCCCTCGAAAACCGCAGAAACGCTCTCGAACGCCGTCCCCGTCGAGGTGCTCCCGTCGGCGCGGACGACCGTCGCGGCCGGCGTCGCCGACCTCGGGGGCGAGGCGACACTCCGCCGCGCCGAGCGCAAGGACGGCCCCGTCGTCACCGACAACGGGAACCTCGTCCTCGACTGCGAGTTCGGCGCGATTCCGAACCCCGAGTCGCTCGCGGCCGACCTCGCGTCGCTCCCCGGTGCAGTCGAACACGGCATCTTCGCCGGTCTCGCGGACGCGGTCTACGTCGGCACCGACGACGGCGTGGAAGTCACCGAATACTGA
- a CDS encoding ORC1-type DNA replication protein, with product MREDPEEGMLSWDETVFRDEHVFEIDHVPETFNHRESQLRSLKYALRPAVRGSRPLNTMVRGPPGTGKTTAVQKLFGELGTQSGVRTVRVNCQVDSTRYAVFSRVFEHIFEYEPPSSGISFKKLFGQITDRLVEDDEVLVVALDDVNYLFYENEASDTLYSLLRAHEAHSGARIGVIIISSDLSLDVIDELDGRVQSVFRPEEVFFPRYDVDEIVDILRGRSKRGFHEDVIGAPELDQVAEFTADSGDLRVGIDLLRRAGLHAEMRASRTVDMEDVEAAYDKSKYVHLSRCLQGLSDPERELVRVVAEYDGERAGAVYDAFNEETGLGYTRYSELVNKLDQLGVIEARYTEIEGRGRTRAISLAYDADAVLDRL from the coding sequence ATGAGGGAGGACCCCGAAGAGGGGATGCTGTCGTGGGACGAGACCGTGTTCCGCGACGAACACGTCTTCGAAATCGACCACGTTCCGGAGACGTTCAACCACCGCGAGAGCCAACTGCGGAGCCTGAAGTACGCGCTTCGGCCCGCGGTCCGCGGCTCTCGCCCCCTGAACACGATGGTGCGTGGGCCGCCGGGGACGGGCAAGACCACCGCGGTCCAGAAACTGTTCGGCGAGTTGGGCACGCAGTCGGGCGTCCGGACTGTCCGGGTGAACTGCCAGGTCGATTCGACGCGCTACGCGGTGTTCTCGCGCGTCTTCGAGCACATCTTCGAGTACGAACCCCCGTCGTCGGGCATCTCGTTCAAGAAACTGTTCGGCCAGATAACCGACCGCCTCGTCGAGGACGACGAGGTGCTCGTCGTCGCGCTCGACGACGTGAACTACCTGTTCTACGAGAACGAGGCGTCCGACACGCTCTACTCGCTGTTGCGCGCCCACGAGGCGCACTCCGGCGCGCGCATCGGCGTCATCATCATCTCGTCGGACCTCTCGCTCGACGTCATCGACGAACTCGACGGGCGCGTCCAGAGCGTCTTCCGGCCCGAGGAGGTGTTCTTCCCCCGCTACGACGTGGACGAAATCGTGGATATCCTCCGCGGGCGGTCGAAGCGCGGCTTCCACGAGGACGTTATCGGCGCGCCCGAACTCGACCAGGTCGCGGAGTTCACCGCCGACAGCGGCGACCTCCGGGTCGGCATCGACCTGCTCCGTCGCGCCGGTCTCCACGCCGAGATGCGCGCCTCCCGCACGGTCGACATGGAGGACGTGGAGGCGGCCTACGACAAGTCGAAGTACGTCCACCTCTCGCGGTGTCTGCAGGGGCTTTCGGACCCCGAGCGCGAACTCGTCCGGGTCGTCGCCGAGTACGACGGCGAGCGCGCCGGCGCGGTGTACGACGCGTTCAACGAGGAGACCGGCCTCGGCTACACGCGCTACTCCGAACTCGTGAACAAACTGGACCAACTGGGCGTCATCGAGGCCCGATACACCGAAATCGAGGGACGCGGCCGCACCCGTGCCATCTCGCTCGCCTACGACGCGGACGCGGTCTTAGACCGCCTCTGA